One segment of uncultured Propionivibrio sp. DNA contains the following:
- the trmD gene encoding tRNA (guanosine(37)-N1)-methyltransferase TrmD, with protein MSRVKQEGSGAALVADVVTLFPEMFAALTHSGVTRRALEETRWSLDFWNPRDFTQDVHRTVDDRPYGGGPGMVMMPQPLEQAIDAARARQKAAGLRSRVVYLSPQGALLTHRRVMQFVEAVAEEGLILLCGRYEGVDERLIERCVDEEVSIGDFVLSGGEIPAMALLDAVVRQLPGVLNDAASATEDSFVSGLLDCPHYTRPEVYFGQQVPEVLLSGHHEQIRRWRLKQALGRTWRRRPDLLAGRRLSKEETQLLVQFQEQCGQTMIKEYDNESDSAT; from the coding sequence GTGAGCAGGGTCAAGCAGGAGGGCTCGGGCGCCGCGTTGGTGGCGGATGTCGTCACCTTGTTTCCTGAAATGTTCGCAGCGCTGACGCATTCGGGCGTGACGCGGCGGGCGCTGGAGGAAACGCGCTGGAGTCTGGATTTCTGGAATCCGCGCGATTTTACGCAGGACGTGCATCGAACCGTGGATGATCGCCCTTATGGTGGTGGTCCCGGCATGGTGATGATGCCGCAACCGCTCGAGCAGGCGATCGACGCCGCGCGGGCGAGGCAGAAGGCTGCCGGCTTGCGTAGTCGGGTGGTCTATCTGTCGCCGCAGGGGGCGTTGCTGACGCACCGGCGGGTGATGCAGTTTGTCGAGGCGGTCGCCGAGGAAGGGCTGATCCTTCTGTGCGGTCGCTACGAAGGAGTCGATGAGCGTCTGATCGAGCGCTGTGTCGATGAGGAAGTTTCGATCGGGGATTTCGTGCTTTCGGGTGGCGAAATTCCGGCGATGGCGCTGCTGGATGCCGTCGTCAGGCAGTTGCCGGGCGTGTTGAATGACGCGGCGTCGGCAACAGAGGATTCGTTTGTGTCGGGCTTGCTGGATTGCCCGCACTATACGCGGCCCGAGGTGTATTTCGGGCAGCAGGTGCCGGAGGTGTTGTTGTCCGGTCACCACGAGCAGATTCGTCGTTGGCGCCTCAAACAGGCGCTGGGGCGGACATGGCGACGGCGTCCCGACCTGCTGGCAGGGCGGAGGCTGTCGAAAGAGGAAACGCAACTCCTGGTGCAGTTTCAGGAGCAATGCGGTCAGACAATGATAAAGGAGTATGACAATGAATCTGATAGCGCAACTTGA
- the rpsP gene encoding 30S ribosomal protein S16, producing MVVIRLARGGAKKRPFYSVVVADSRARRDGRFIERIGFYNPIASEKEEGLRIAADRLNHWCQQGAQLSPTVVRLVKQAGVKAAA from the coding sequence ATGGTCGTTATTCGTCTCGCCCGCGGTGGTGCCAAGAAGCGCCCCTTCTACAGTGTGGTCGTTGCTGATTCGCGTGCGCGTCGCGATGGTCGCTTCATCGAACGTATCGGTTTCTACAATCCGATCGCCTCGGAAAAGGAAGAAGGCCTGCGCATTGCAGCGGATCGCCTGAACCATTGGTGTCAGCAAGGCGCCCAGTTGTCGCCGACGGTCGTTCGTCTCGTCAAGCAAGCTGGCGTCAAAGCAGCTGCCTGA
- the rplS gene encoding 50S ribosomal protein L19 — protein sequence MNLIAQLEQEEIARLGKTIPEFAPGDTVVVQVKVKEGSRERLQAYEGVVIAKRNRGLNSSFIVRKISSGEGVERTFQTYSPLVAAIEVKRRGDVRRAKLYYLRERSGKSARIKEKLSHKQKPVKQD from the coding sequence ATGAATCTGATAGCGCAACTTGAGCAAGAAGAAATCGCCCGTCTGGGCAAGACCATTCCTGAATTCGCTCCGGGCGACACGGTCGTCGTCCAGGTCAAGGTCAAGGAAGGTTCGCGCGAGCGTCTGCAGGCCTATGAAGGCGTCGTGATCGCCAAGCGTAACCGTGGCCTCAACTCGAGTTTCATCGTTCGCAAGATTTCTTCCGGCGAAGGCGTCGAGCGGACGTTCCAGACCTATTCTCCGCTGGTTGCCGCGATCGAAGTCAAGCGTCGCGGTGATGTGCGTCGTGCGAAGCTGTACTATCTGCGCGAGCGTTCCGGCAAGTCGGCTCGTATCAAGGAAAAGCTGTCGCACAAGCAGAAGCCGGTCAAGCAGGACTGA
- a CDS encoding DUF2523 family protein, whose amino-acid sequence MQEFFAWITAFFSTGIYELITSATAQLVEWLTIMKLESMLWCIKFGWDVAVKVINNIGLSAAIQAAWGKLDSELLNALMWFRVPDAINMMVNAFGTRFVLRFIPLAGW is encoded by the coding sequence ATGCAAGAGTTCTTTGCTTGGATTACGGCGTTCTTCTCGACCGGCATCTATGAACTGATTACGTCGGCGACGGCGCAGCTTGTCGAATGGCTGACGATCATGAAGCTCGAATCGATGCTCTGGTGCATCAAATTCGGTTGGGATGTAGCGGTCAAGGTCATCAACAATATCGGCCTGAGTGCAGCCATCCAGGCAGCGTGGGGCAAACTCGATTCGGAACTCCTCAACGCCTTGATGTGGTTCCGGGTGCCGGATGCCATCAACATGATGGTCAATGCCTTTGGCACGCGCTTCGTTCTGCGCTTCATTCCCTTGGCCGGTTGGTAA
- the rimM gene encoding ribosome maturation factor RimM (Essential for efficient processing of 16S rRNA), giving the protein MVVLGKIVAPYGLVGAVKVHPFADDPLSWAKLPQWWLGREEDDPSLWRPEKLRRCRSGGDVLIVQFASFLDRNASEAAKGLLVGVPRSALPPTAENEYYWADLIGLDVRNTQGELLGQVLGLIETPGNDVLRVGDGEGSERLLPFVAAVVLDVDLPGRCVRVEWEADW; this is encoded by the coding sequence ATGGTGGTGCTCGGCAAAATTGTTGCGCCGTACGGTTTGGTGGGTGCGGTGAAGGTTCATCCTTTTGCCGATGATCCTCTGAGTTGGGCCAAGCTGCCGCAGTGGTGGCTGGGCCGGGAAGAGGATGATCCCAGTCTCTGGCGGCCGGAGAAGTTGCGGCGATGCCGGTCCGGCGGCGATGTGCTGATCGTGCAGTTCGCATCCTTTTTGGATCGTAATGCGTCCGAGGCAGCCAAAGGTCTGTTGGTGGGTGTGCCGCGCAGTGCGCTACCGCCGACGGCTGAAAATGAGTATTACTGGGCCGATCTGATTGGTCTTGATGTACGCAACACGCAGGGGGAGTTGCTCGGGCAGGTGCTTGGCCTGATCGAAACGCCCGGGAACGACGTTTTGCGTGTTGGTGATGGAGAAGGAAGCGAGCGCTTGCTGCCCTTCGTCGCAGCGGTCGTATTGGATGTTGATCTGCCGGGGCGTTGTGTCCGGGTGGAATGGGAAGCGGATTGGTGA
- a CDS encoding replication initiation factor domain-containing protein, whose translation MSLDVGRVSAQELAQISESVRQSIQEANERLANSKAAALAAEREAEQASAAARPPSTNRGGKSEIGARLVLEDGQVKEIPARRGYGGDHAFIDWMNFTTDETDFFFGYQCISDDEIIHRISKKCQEIFGFGITAERPTGANFYHCSYVLGDKYGMVCHGGQKSTVLVMLSGEGCAAAREGWEARLHDFLENKCGARARITRLDLAHDVYDGVRYSVDRADADFDAGLFNCGGRNPNHEYRGNWKQPTGKGRTLYIGNRDNGKFCRVYEKGRQLGDKASEWVRVEVEMKSVNRIIPFDALLRPGEYLAASYPAFAWINERQERILTTKKKTEITYAAMVAWLKRQCGAAINVLVAMEGTTDLAIAKIIREGEIPSRLKVPDWRFAGESFHEQQRIQPDAEMFFQAAFA comes from the coding sequence ATGTCCCTCGATGTTGGGCGCGTTTCAGCCCAAGAGCTTGCGCAGATCTCCGAAAGCGTCCGCCAGTCGATACAAGAAGCTAACGAGCGTCTTGCCAACAGCAAGGCGGCGGCGTTAGCGGCGGAGCGCGAAGCGGAGCAAGCGTCAGCCGCCGCCCGTCCCCCCTCTACTAACAGGGGGGGAAAGTCCGAAATCGGGGCTCGGTTGGTTCTCGAAGATGGCCAGGTTAAAGAAATTCCGGCCCGGCGTGGCTACGGTGGCGACCATGCCTTCATCGACTGGATGAACTTCACGACGGATGAAACCGATTTCTTCTTCGGCTATCAGTGCATCAGCGATGACGAAATCATTCACCGCATTTCAAAAAAATGCCAAGAGATTTTCGGGTTCGGCATTACCGCTGAAAGACCGACCGGCGCGAACTTCTATCACTGCTCGTACGTTCTCGGCGACAAGTACGGCATGGTCTGCCATGGTGGCCAGAAATCCACGGTTCTCGTCATGCTCTCCGGTGAAGGCTGCGCTGCCGCCCGTGAAGGATGGGAAGCCCGGCTGCATGACTTCCTTGAAAACAAGTGCGGCGCACGGGCGCGTATTACTCGCCTCGATCTTGCCCACGACGTGTATGACGGCGTTCGCTACAGCGTCGACCGGGCCGATGCCGACTTCGATGCCGGCCTGTTCAACTGTGGCGGTCGCAATCCCAATCACGAATATCGCGGCAACTGGAAGCAGCCGACCGGCAAAGGCCGGACCCTCTACATCGGCAATCGCGACAACGGAAAATTCTGCCGGGTCTATGAGAAGGGTCGCCAGTTAGGCGACAAGGCCAGCGAATGGGTGCGGGTCGAAGTGGAAATGAAATCCGTCAATCGGATTATTCCCTTCGATGCCCTGCTTCGCCCTGGTGAATATCTCGCGGCGTCCTATCCGGCCTTTGCCTGGATCAACGAGCGTCAGGAGCGAATTCTGACGACGAAGAAAAAAACAGAAATCACGTATGCGGCGATGGTCGCATGGCTCAAGCGCCAGTGTGGCGCGGCAATCAACGTATTGGTGGCAATGGAAGGGACGACCGACCTTGCCATCGCAAAAATCATTCGTGAAGGCGAGATTCCTTCGCGCTTAAAGGTTCCCGACTGGCGCTTTGCAGGTGAGTCGTTCCATGAGCAACAGCGGATTCAGCCCGACGCGGAAATGTTCTTCCAGGCGGCATTTGCCTAA